DNA sequence from the Methanofastidiosum sp. genome:
ATATCGGATTTGAAAAAGAAAATGTACTAGTTGGAAACGGTAGTGATGAGATTATTGATACAATTGGAAAAGCTTTCATTTCTCCACTTGATAAAGTATTAATACCCTCTCCTACTTTTTCACTTTACGCTAGTACCACAAAGATTTATTCAGGACTTCCAATAATAATCCCTCTTAATCCTGATTTTACTCTCTCTGTTGAAAAAATAATTTCTGAAGCAAAAAATGCCAAGATGGCCATCATTTGTAGTCCAAATAATCCTACAGGCATAGCATACCCAGACGAAGAAATCAAAACCATACTTGACACAGGGGTATTGGTAATTCTTGATGAAGCGTATGCCGAATTTTCTGGACATTCAGGACTAAACTTGGTGAATAATTATGATAATTTGATTGTCATGAAGACATTTTCAAAAGCATTTGGGCTTGCAGGATTTAGAACAGGATACTGCGTGGCATCAGAAACATTAATTGAGTCAATGAGCAAAGTTATGCTCCCATATAACCTAAATCTAATATCTATGAAGGTAGTTGAACTTGCAATCCAGCATGAAGATTTTATGAAAGATTCTGTTAAAAAAATAAAGGAAAACAGAAAATATCTTTATGGTGCAATGCAGGAGATAAAGGGTATAAATTCAATTCAGTCAAATGCTAATTTCATACTATTTGAAACAGAAAATCCTAGAATGATCTATGAAGAGCTATTGAAAAGAGGAATTCTAATTAGATACTTCGAAGGCAAAAATTATATGAGAGTCTCTGTAGGAACTTACGAACAATGTGTAAAATTTATTTCTTATTTGAGGGAGATATTAAATGTCTGTTAAGATAGGTATAATTGATTATGGAATGGGGAATTTAAAGAGTGTTTACAAAGCTTTTAGATTTTTAAAAGCAGATCCTGTTTTCATTGATAAAGAAGAAGATTTCGATTGTGATGGTTTAATACTCCCTGGAGTTGGGGCATTTGAAGATGGAATGAAGAATTTAGGGCCTTTTATTAAAGTATTAAAAAAGGAATCGGTAACAAAGCCTCTTCTCGGAATTTGTCTTGGCATGCAAATGCTTTTCTCAGATAGTGAAGAAAACGGATTTTTCAAAGGATTAGATCTTATACCCGGATCTGTAAGGAAACTACCCGAAGGACTCAAAGTACCTCACATGGGATGGAATAGCATTGGATTCTTAGATGATGATCCTTTAGTAATCGGAATAAAAAATGAATCTTATTTCTATTTTGTTCATTCTTATGCACCGTTCTGTGGGCCTGATTATACTCTTGGTGAAACAGAGTATGGAATAAGATTTCCCTCAATAGTTGCAAAAGACTTTATTTACGGAACTCAGTTCCACCCTGAGAAAAGTGGCGAGTCCGGACTAAAGCTTCTTAAAAATTACATAAATATAGTGGAGAGCACGATATGAAAGTCTTGCCTGCAGTTGATATCTTAAATAGAAAATGTGTACAACTTGTTGGAGGAGATCCCGATATCAAGGTGTTTGAGAATCCAGATCCGCTCACAATTGCAAAAAAGTGGGCAGAGTATTCAGATTATTTGCACCTGATTGACCTTGACGCTGCCATATATAACTCAAGTATCAATAGGGATATAATAAAAAAAATACTATCTGAGATTAAAGTTCCCGCCGAAGTTGGGGGCGGGATAAGAAGTATAGAGATATTTAGAGAGCTAATTAATGCAGGTGCGGATAAACTCATTATGGGCACCTCAGCAGTAAAAAATCTTGAACTTCTAAAAAATATAAATGATGAATTTGGGAAGGATAGAATAGTCATTGCTTTGGATGTTAAAGGAGAAGAGGTATCAATCTCTGGCTGGACTCAAGGCTCAGGTTTATCGATATATGAAACAATAAAAAATTTAGAAGAATATACATCCTCCTTCCTAATCACAAGTATAGGTGTCGAGGGAAGGATGACGGGGCCAGACACAGTGCTATACAAAAAGATTTTATCCCTCATAGATGTAGAGATAATTGCATCAGGTGGGATTTCATCAATTGATGATTTAATAAAACTTGATAAAATAGGCATTAACAAAGCCGTAGTCGGAACGGCAATTTATACTAATAAGATTGATTTAAATGAGGTAAGGAAAGTATTTGGGTGATTTGTTTTGAGAGAATCAAAAATTGAAAGAAAAACAAAGGAAACAAATATCAAGATCAAGTTGAATATAGATGGCCAGGGCAAATATAAAATTTCTACATCAAAGAAATTTTTTGATCACATGCTCGAGACTTTTTCTAGATACAGCCTTTTTGATATAGAAATAAAGGCTGAAGGAGATTTAACTCACCACCTTGTTGAAGACATAGGTATTGCAATGGGGATGGCATTTTCAGAGGCCATAGGAGACAAAAAAAGGATCAATAGAGTAGGCACGGCCACAGTCCCAATGGACGATTCGCTTGTCATGACCTCCCTTGATATAGGTGGAAGGCACTACACAAAGTTTGATTTAAACTTCAAGTTTGACAAGATTGAAGAAGTTTCACCCGATTTATTCTTACATTTCCTTGATTCTTTCGCACAGAAGGTTCCACTAAATCTATTCATAAAGGAATTCTATGGAGACGATGACCACCACAAGATAGAGGCAGTCTTCAAATCATTTGGTAAAGCACTTTTAATGGCAACTTCATTTAATGATAGAATTGATCTACTTTCAACTAAAGGAGTGATATAATGCATGCAAAGAGAATCATACCATGTCTTGACGTTGACCAGGGGAGAGTTGTGAAAGGTATAAAATTCGTAAATATCAGGGATGCTGGCGATCCTGTAGAAATGGCACAGCTTTATGATGAAAAAGGCGCGGATGAATTAGTATTTCTTGATATTACTGCTTCATCTGATAAAAGGAATATCATGGTTGATGTAGTTGAAAGGACGGGGGACGTTGTCTTTATACCATTTACAGTCGGAGGGGGATTAAGAAATATCGAAGACATAAAGGCAATATTACGTGCTGGAGCAGACAAGGTTAGTCTCAATACATCCGCAGTTCAAAATCCAGACTTGATAAAAGAATCTTCAAGAATATTCGGAAGCCAGTGCATAGTTCTTGCAATAGATGCTAAAAGGAAAGGTAAAAGTTGGGAAGTCTATACTCATGGGGGAAGGACTCCCACAGGCATAGATGCAGTTGAATGGGCAAAGAGAGCCGAAAATCTTGGTTGCGGAGAGATATTACTTACAAGTATGGATGCAGACGGTACAAAAGATGGATATGATATCCCTCTGACGAAAGCAATTTCTGAAGCTGTTAATATCCCAGTTATTGCTTCAGGCGGAGCTGGAAATGCAGAGCATATCTACCAAGCATTGACCAAAGGTAAGGCCGACGCGGCACTTGCAGCTTCCATATTCCATTACGAAGAACATTCAATTAGAAAGGTAAAAGAATACCTTAGATCAAAAAAGGTATCGGTAAGATTATGAGTGACTTTAATCTGAAGTGGGATGAAAAAGGCCTTATTCCTGCCATCGTTCAGGATTACAATACGAAAGAAGTACTTATGATGGCCTACATGAACGAAGATTCATTAAAAAAGACACTTGAAACTGGGAGAACATGTTTTTGGTCAAGAAGCAGAAAGAAGTTCTGGTTTAAGGGAGAATCATCTGGTAATGTACAAAAGGTAAAAGAAGTGAGGTATGACTGCGATGCAGATTCTATTCTAGTTCTAGTTGAGCAAATCGGTGCAGCATGTCACGAAGGATACCCAACATGTTACTTTAGAAAAATTGATGGAAAAATAATAGGTGAAAAGTCCTTTGAAGGTGGACTTTATGTTCTAGATGAACTTTACAAGTTAATAGAAAAAAGAAAGAAAGAGATGCCAAAGGATTCGTATACCACCAAATTACTTACCGATAAGAATCTCCTCCTTAAAAAAATCGGAGAAGAATCAAGTGAGGTAATTATATCTTATTCAGAGGAGAAAAAAAGAACCGTTGAAGAAGCCTCTGATCTTATCTATCACTTATTTGTTTTATTAGTTGAAAGAGATATTAAACTTGAATCAGTTTTAGAAGAATTGAAAAAGAGAAGGAAGTGAATACATGGATTTAGGAAAAAGATATGATTTTCATACCCATACAATATTTTCTGATGGCGAACTTATCCCATCAGAACTTGTGAGGCGTGCAGGGGCGTTAGATCACAAAGCAATTGCATTGACAGATCATGTCGATGCTTCAAATATAGAATTCATTGTCCCAAACCTTGCACGAGTTTCTGAGGAACTGAATCAATACTGGGATATAAATGTAATTCCAGGTGTTGAGATTACACATGTACCTCCCGAGACAATTAAAAAACTAGCAGTCAAGGCAAAAAAACTTGGCGCAAAAATAGTTGTTGTCCATGGGGAGACTCCAGTTGAACCTGTCATGCCAGGTACAAACAGAAGCGCAATTGAGAGCGGTGAAGTTGATATACTTGCACATCCAGGAATAATTGATGAAAAAGATGCAAAGCTTGCAAACAAATCAGATATATTTCTTGAAATAACTGCAAGAGGTGGTCACAACATTGGAAATGGAAGAGTTGCTTCATTAGGTGAAAACTTCATTTTAGATACAGATACACACTCGCCAAGTAATCTAATCACCCAGGAATTTGCATATCGTGTCGCTTTGGGTGCAGGACTTAAGGAAGAATCTGCTATAAATGTGATTAAGGAAAATCCAAAAATATTACTCGAAAAGATTTTATAAAAAATAAATTAGGCAAATATTTGCCTACACTTTTTCTTTTTTAAGGTTCATAGAGTTATCAATTGCTGTATTTTTGATTAATGAGTTTTCTGCTGATTATTATACACTGCAAAACTTTTATAAGTAATTTTTTTTAATTTAAAATTATGGACATAGGGCAGTTTGTCATCAAGATTGTAGAAGCCATACTTTCTTTCAGTGAGTTTCTAGCAGAAGAGATATCTGCTCTAACTAATGGTTTTCTCCCAGAAGGGGCAGTGAACGAAGTAGGAATACTCATCCTTCTAGTTTTATTGAGGCTGGGATTTGACTACGCCAAGAAGATATTGGAAATATTAATTGTAATCTTTATTGTATATATAGTAATCCAACTTCTGCCTTCTATTATTAATTCGATAGGGTAGCGTTAAGAAAAATGCAACGTAAGATTTTTATTGAAACTTATGGCTGCACCCAAAACAAGGGAGACAGCGAGATAATTAAATATCTCTTGAAAGATTTTCTTGTAGAATCAATCGAAGATGCAGATACCGTTATTGTTAATACTTGTGGGGTTAAAGGTCAAACTGAAAAGAAGATTCGTCTAAGAATTTCTTCGTTACTTGAAAATAAAAGAGTCATTATATCAGGATGTTTACCAAAAATTAATCTTGAGGCAATTGATGAAAGAGTTTCGGGAATTATTGGAACAAATGATTTAGATCGTATCGCTGAAGTCGTCCTTTCTGACAAAAAAATGACTTTTATTTCAGAGGATAACAGAAGACTTGGTTCAAAGACTTCTTTTAAAAAAATTAGAGATGATTCTGCATCTGCTATTGTTCAGATATCAGAAGGTTGTGCGGGCAGGTGTAGTTTTTGCTGTACAAGATTCGCAAGAGGCAATGTGCACAGCTTTCCAATTGAAGAAATAGTAAGAGAGGTAAATGAAGCACTCTCAGAAGGATATAGAGAGATCTTATTTACCTCACAGGACACAGCTGCATACGGCTTGGACACAGGAGAAACTCTTACATCCCTCCTAAAAAAGACATTTGAGATACATGAAAAATTTATGTTAAGACTCGGAATGGCAAATCCAAATCATATAAAAATTTTCGAAAATGAATTGGTCGAGTTATATAAGAATCCGCACATGTATAGATTTTTACACATACCTGTTCAGTCAGGAGATGATAAAGTTCTTTTAGATATGAATAGAGGCCATACAATCAAAGAATTTTTAGAGACTGTCTCACTTTTTAGAAACAACATAAAAGACCTCTATTTGTGCACGGACATCATTGTGGGGTTCCCAACAGAAGATGAGTCTGCCTTTGAAAATACTTACAAGCTCATCGAAAAGATAAGGCCAGATAAGATTAATCTAACTCGTTTTTCACCTAGACCAGGAACAGATTCATCTAAAATGAAACAGATACCAACATGGATTGTTAAGGAGAGATCCAGAAGATTGAATCTTCTACGGAAAAAGATTTCTTCTGAAATAAATAGATCTTATATTGGGAGAAGCTTTGAAGCATTAGTAACGGAGAAAAATAGGGATGGCACGTTAACAGGAAGAATATATAACAACAAACCTGTTATTTTAGAGAATACTGTAGTTGGGAAGTTCGTAGAAGTTGATATCGAAGATGCAACTTCCACATATCTTATTGGAAGAAGGTGATTTATTGGATTTGAGGGAAATACAGAAGAAAGATAAAGTATTTTGTGAAGAGCGTGGATGGGATAAATTTCCTCCATCACTAGTTTTAATTCATCTTTATGAGGAGCTATCTGAAGTTGGAGAATATATCCTATATAAAGACGGATATAAAAAAAGTGGACTGGGAAATGATAAAGATGCAGGCTATGAAAATCTAAATAGAGAATTTGGCCAGATATTATCCTTATTAATGCAGCTTGCAAATTCTTTTGATATTGATTTAGAATCTTCCTTTTTGTCAGAATTTGAAATTATGCAAAAAAGATTTGGGAAGGAAGAATGGAAGAAATACACAGATAAGATTGTTTAGGGGGGTTTTTCAACCCCCCTGGAGGGAAAATGGAGGAAAAAGATGAGCAACACCATTAATCAATCTTTAATAATGGCGCTCATAATTATATACTATTATTGTTACACTAATATATAAAGCTTTCGGTAATATTGTTTAACAATACTATAATATTGATTATCATGAATGTTTTACTGTCTTTGGGATCGGCTGTAAAAATCGGCTTTAAAAAGGGTACACCTCTAGTAGATCAAAGAACCTGTTATTTGATGATGGAGGGGCAATGTAACGCAGGATGTTGTTTCTGCATTAGGTCAAGGGAAGAATCAAAACTTTCTAGATTGCCATGGTATCCTTTTGATTTGGAAAAGGCCATCCCACATATAGAATCTAATTTCGAACGAGTCTGCATCCAAAGTGTTAATCATGATAAATTCATCTTTGAGATAAAAGAAATAGTGTCCAAATTCTCAAAAAAACTTCCAATTTCTGTATCGCTCTCATTAAAAGATTATGAAGGAATTGAAAATTTATATGGTTATGTAGATAAAATTGGGATTGGCCTTGATTGTGCAAGAAAAGAATCCTTCAAAGAAACGAAGCCATATTACAGTTGGGAAAAAACTTGGAAAGGTATTAGGTCATCTTCAGAAATATTTGGAAAATTTAATGTAATATGTCATTTGATTGCAGGCCTTGGTGAATCAGAAGAGGATATGGTGGGAGCATTCCAAAGACTTTATGATCTTAGGGTCTATCCGTCTTTATTTGCATTTACTCCAATTAAAGGAACATATTATGAAAATTTATCTCCGCCCGACATCTCGAGTTACAGGAAACTTCAATTAGCCCATTATTTAATTACTTCAGAAATCAAAAGACTAGAAGATTTTTCATTTGATGAGGGAAAAGTAGTATATGAAAAAGAAGATTTATTCCATTTAAGGAACGAGATTTTTATCACAAGAGGATGCCCATCTTGTGATAGACCCTTTTATAATGAATCGCCTAAAGGTACCATCTACAATTTCCCAGATATTAAAATGGTTTCATTATCTACAATGAAAAATGAAATTTCGAACCATAAGATTTATTAAATATTTAAGTGATAAAAATCTGTGATATTATGGACGATACATTTAATCTAGAAGTTAAGATACCTGACTTCGTGAAACTGCTAGGTGAGGACGGAAAAAATCAGATTTTAGAAGAAGTAAAGAAAAGAGTTGACAAGGACGTCACTAACACTGTTGTTAAAGCTGCTAGAGAGATAATGGCGGAAAAATTAGGTCTTGATACTAGAGAAAGTCCTTTTGGGCCAGTACATGCAAAAAAACAAGCTGCTCCAGTTGAAGAAGATGAACCAACATCTGATTTAAACTGTCCAAGCTGTCAAAAGCCACTTGAACCCGGTGTCAAGTTTTGCAGATTCTGTGGGCAAAAACTAGCTTAATCTCTACTGATAATAACTGCTTTTTTTATCTTTTCATAACTTACTTTTGTTTCTATACAACCATCTTTTTCGAGATTAATGCCCCTTCCAGGTATCTTAAGATACTCTAATACTAGACTTGCTTCCCTAAGTTCAATATGGCATCCAACGCCAATTATTGCCTTAGGACGGGCAAGTTTAATTACCTTCTTGACAAATGAACCACCAGGAACAATGAAAACTTTAATGTTATTCTCATTACAAAAACTAATAAGGCCGCCTATCCCGCACTTTTTACAGTTTATGCATTGGAAACCTTTCATTGAATCAAGTATTGCAGGACAATCTCTTTTTCTAAGACACTGAGGGAGAAGGAGTATCCTATCCTCAAATGAAATCTTAGAAAGTGCATTGTAATTAATAAAATTTCTCATATCGTTTGAGATCATATCAATGTAGCCTTTTTTGAAACCTATTTTTTCACTTAGTATCTTTAAGGGATAGTAAAGAAAATCAAGAACAAATAATACAAATCCGGGGAACAAAACCTTCTTTGTTTTAAAAGAATATGAAATTAGCAATATGGCAATAGATAGCAGTAATACTACAATCAAGAAAAAAACTGTTAGTATCATTCCAAGAGTTTCAAATACGCCTATCATTAGTGTACCTCAAATAAAATCTCTTTTACAAGTTCCATATCAACATCAGTTTCTATACACCCAGTTTTCTCTAAAAGTACGCCATATTCGGGTATTCTTTTTGTAGATAATATTCTCATCATTTCATTTAACTCAACGTGGCATGCCACTAACAAAACTGATGAGTTGGGATGTCTTTTCAAAACTCTTTTTACAAAAGACCCACCTGGGGCAATAAATATCTTGATAGAATTGCTGTCGCATATCTCTTTAAATTTGCCTATCTTACATTTTCCACATTTGGTACATTTAACACCGACTTCTGGGCTAACTTGCGCTTTACATTCCATAGACCTTAAGCAGTATGGAAAAACAACTACCCTATCTTTCATTTTTGAAGAAAAATATTCATTTCTCAAAATTTTATTTCGGATATCAATCTCTATTCTATCAACTACACTCTCATCAAGATTTATGGATACTACTAATCGTTTAAGTGGGTAGTAGAGCGTATCCAAAAGAAACAGAGTTGTTCTGGGGAATATTATCTTTTTCTTTTTTACTATACTGTAAATTAGAATCGTGGCCATTAAAAGAAGTATTCCTAAAATAACAATGATTATCACGAATACAACGCCCAGGACAGAAAAAAAACTTGAAAGTTCAGTCATTG
Encoded proteins:
- the hisC gene encoding histidinol-phosphate transaminase, which produces MKSKFDRDLLENLDPYSSEVSVSDGNLIRLHANELPWKNETVVCGLHDNILSMPLNRYPEVTNSNTRKKIAEYIGFEKENVLVGNGSDEIIDTIGKAFISPLDKVLIPSPTFSLYASTTKIYSGLPIIIPLNPDFTLSVEKIISEAKNAKMAIICSPNNPTGIAYPDEEIKTILDTGVLVILDEAYAEFSGHSGLNLVNNYDNLIVMKTFSKAFGLAGFRTGYCVASETLIESMSKVMLPYNLNLISMKVVELAIQHEDFMKDSVKKIKENRKYLYGAMQEIKGINSIQSNANFILFETENPRMIYEELLKRGILIRYFEGKNYMRVSVGTYEQCVKFISYLREILNVC
- the hisH gene encoding imidazole glycerol phosphate synthase subunit HisH; translated protein: MSVKIGIIDYGMGNLKSVYKAFRFLKADPVFIDKEEDFDCDGLILPGVGAFEDGMKNLGPFIKVLKKESVTKPLLGICLGMQMLFSDSEENGFFKGLDLIPGSVRKLPEGLKVPHMGWNSIGFLDDDPLVIGIKNESYFYFVHSYAPFCGPDYTLGETEYGIRFPSIVAKDFIYGTQFHPEKSGESGLKLLKNYINIVESTI
- the hisA gene encoding 1-(5-phosphoribosyl)-5-[(5-phosphoribosylamino)methylideneamino]imidazole-4-carboxamide isomerase → MKVLPAVDILNRKCVQLVGGDPDIKVFENPDPLTIAKKWAEYSDYLHLIDLDAAIYNSSINRDIIKKILSEIKVPAEVGGGIRSIEIFRELINAGADKLIMGTSAVKNLELLKNINDEFGKDRIVIALDVKGEEVSISGWTQGSGLSIYETIKNLEEYTSSFLITSIGVEGRMTGPDTVLYKKILSLIDVEIIASGGISSIDDLIKLDKIGINKAVVGTAIYTNKIDLNEVRKVFG
- the hisB gene encoding imidazoleglycerol-phosphate dehydratase HisB; protein product: MRESKIERKTKETNIKIKLNIDGQGKYKISTSKKFFDHMLETFSRYSLFDIEIKAEGDLTHHLVEDIGIAMGMAFSEAIGDKKRINRVGTATVPMDDSLVMTSLDIGGRHYTKFDLNFKFDKIEEVSPDLFLHFLDSFAQKVPLNLFIKEFYGDDDHHKIEAVFKSFGKALLMATSFNDRIDLLSTKGVI
- the hisF gene encoding imidazole glycerol phosphate synthase subunit HisF → MHAKRIIPCLDVDQGRVVKGIKFVNIRDAGDPVEMAQLYDEKGADELVFLDITASSDKRNIMVDVVERTGDVVFIPFTVGGGLRNIEDIKAILRAGADKVSLNTSAVQNPDLIKESSRIFGSQCIVLAIDAKRKGKSWEVYTHGGRTPTGIDAVEWAKRAENLGCGEILLTSMDADGTKDGYDIPLTKAISEAVNIPVIASGGAGNAEHIYQALTKGKADAALAASIFHYEEHSIRKVKEYLRSKKVSVRL
- a CDS encoding bifunctional phosphoribosyl-AMP cyclohydrolase/phosphoribosyl-ATP diphosphatase HisIE yields the protein MSDFNLKWDEKGLIPAIVQDYNTKEVLMMAYMNEDSLKKTLETGRTCFWSRSRKKFWFKGESSGNVQKVKEVRYDCDADSILVLVEQIGAACHEGYPTCYFRKIDGKIIGEKSFEGGLYVLDELYKLIEKRKKEMPKDSYTTKLLTDKNLLLKKIGEESSEVIISYSEEKKRTVEEASDLIYHLFVLLVERDIKLESVLEELKKRRK
- a CDS encoding histidinol phosphate phosphatase domain-containing protein → MDLGKRYDFHTHTIFSDGELIPSELVRRAGALDHKAIALTDHVDASNIEFIVPNLARVSEELNQYWDINVIPGVEITHVPPETIKKLAVKAKKLGAKIVVVHGETPVEPVMPGTNRSAIESGEVDILAHPGIIDEKDAKLANKSDIFLEITARGGHNIGNGRVASLGENFILDTDTHSPSNLITQEFAYRVALGAGLKEESAINVIKENPKILLEKIL
- a CDS encoding tRNA (N(6)-L-threonylcarbamoyladenosine(37)-C(2))-methylthiotransferase produces the protein MQRKIFIETYGCTQNKGDSEIIKYLLKDFLVESIEDADTVIVNTCGVKGQTEKKIRLRISSLLENKRVIISGCLPKINLEAIDERVSGIIGTNDLDRIAEVVLSDKKMTFISEDNRRLGSKTSFKKIRDDSASAIVQISEGCAGRCSFCCTRFARGNVHSFPIEEIVREVNEALSEGYREILFTSQDTAAYGLDTGETLTSLLKKTFEIHEKFMLRLGMANPNHIKIFENELVELYKNPHMYRFLHIPVQSGDDKVLLDMNRGHTIKEFLETVSLFRNNIKDLYLCTDIIVGFPTEDESAFENTYKLIEKIRPDKINLTRFSPRPGTDSSKMKQIPTWIVKERSRRLNLLRKKISSEINRSYIGRSFEALVTEKNRDGTLTGRIYNNKPVILENTVVGKFVEVDIEDATSTYLIGRR
- a CDS encoding radical SAM protein, with amino-acid sequence MNVLLSLGSAVKIGFKKGTPLVDQRTCYLMMEGQCNAGCCFCIRSREESKLSRLPWYPFDLEKAIPHIESNFERVCIQSVNHDKFIFEIKEIVSKFSKKLPISVSLSLKDYEGIENLYGYVDKIGIGLDCARKESFKETKPYYSWEKTWKGIRSSSEIFGKFNVICHLIAGLGESEEDMVGAFQRLYDLRVYPSLFAFTPIKGTYYENLSPPDISSYRKLQLAHYLITSEIKRLEDFSFDEGKVVYEKEDLFHLRNEIFITRGCPSCDRPFYNESPKGTIYNFPDIKMVSLSTMKNEISNHKIY
- a CDS encoding zinc ribbon domain-containing protein, with translation MDDTFNLEVKIPDFVKLLGEDGKNQILEEVKKRVDKDVTNTVVKAAREIMAEKLGLDTRESPFGPVHAKKQAAPVEEDEPTSDLNCPSCQKPLEPGVKFCRFCGQKLA
- a CDS encoding DUF116 domain-containing protein, whose product is MIGVFETLGMILTVFFLIVVLLLSIAILLISYSFKTKKVLFPGFVLFVLDFLYYPLKILSEKIGFKKGYIDMISNDMRNFINYNALSKISFEDRILLLPQCLRKRDCPAILDSMKGFQCINCKKCGIGGLISFCNENNIKVFIVPGGSFVKKVIKLARPKAIIGVGCHIELREASLVLEYLKIPGRGINLEKDGCIETKVSYEKIKKAVIISRD
- a CDS encoding DUF116 domain-containing protein, with amino-acid sequence MTELSSFFSVLGVVFVIIIVILGILLLMATILIYSIVKKKKIIFPRTTLFLLDTLYYPLKRLVVSINLDESVVDRIEIDIRNKILRNEYFSSKMKDRVVVFPYCLRSMECKAQVSPEVGVKCTKCGKCKIGKFKEICDSNSIKIFIAPGGSFVKRVLKRHPNSSVLLVACHVELNEMMRILSTKRIPEYGVLLEKTGCIETDVDMELVKEILFEVH